The sequence cctcctttctgtccaataccacatgaaagtggttggtttttggcatcttatttgtccatcttccgtactcctttgtatacactttacaagaaatacattgtcggcaaactccgtagcttgctagcttgtgcacgccagctttctgagactcttattttggtagcgcaggcaggatgaagcagagcttttattctgcaactgtgcagtcggtctttggagttttgacgacaggtacggcgccagagtctgttgaaataaagtgtttctcgccttccagtcggtaattttaatgagctggcagcagccagcgtcatctcagaagaccctcgggtgccgtgaatgtcaatcaagtgacgaaagtgacgtcatagtgaatatttatgatcgctcatttttaggactatttttttaatgcctggctggtgatcgactgacacaccctccgagatcgaccggtagatcgcgatcgacgtaatgagcacccctgttctaaacgGTTTGTTTGGGGGAAgtgtgaaggaaggcaagattattttataaatatctacgcCCTACCtatatggtttgatttcaaacttTCGGGACTTGCACAGAttctaaatacacaaaaacagttacCAATATGtaagaacatttttgttttgcataaaAGGTGATGAGTAAGTGATGAGAACCGATTAGCAGGTGCAAGTCGTCCGACTGCGAGTCCTTCTTCTTCGCTCTTctcaataaattaaaatattttgcaAAACTTACTGGATTAAGACTGTTAGGACAAAGAGACCAATTAAAGGCTGAGGAAGCTTTTGcagaaaatagaagaaaatttGAATAGAGCGTGAACCAGTTGTATATTATAAACAATATTCAACTTGTAGGCAATTTCTCACATACAAGATACTACATTTGGGTTTTTATTAGCTGTTACATATCACAATCAAGTTGAAAAATACATTCTTGAAATCTTTCACTGGAGTGATGACTAATTTGGGTCGCTGCTCACCATTAAAGGGTGATAGTGCCGAACCAGTTGAGAAACACTAATCTAGAGGCCACTGTGCAGCTTTTGATGAAAGATGATCCATTCTTCCTTTCTTTTCGTTAGATAACTATCTGGCTATGGATGTAGCGTGCACATTATTTTGCCCCAAAGCCAACCAGGAAGTCATCATCTCCCATCCCGATGGGaacgagactcagaaatgtgaaaaATGTGAAGGAGACTGTCCCAAAGGTGAGAATGACTAGTTCAACTTACTTTCTGATTACTTTACTTTAACCTTGGACTTTGATTTGCAGTGTGCTACGGTTTGGGTGTAGACAACCTTGGCGTCATGGACAATCACGGTGTCACCATGGTAACGTCTTCCAATATCGAGCAGTTCAACGCTTGTAAAAAGATTTTTGGAAGTCTGGCCTTCCTCCCTCAGAGCTTTACTTGGTAAGATGTTCTCCTCTGTGTTTTTCAAATAGTCTTAAAGCAAAAAGCAGGAAGTAAGGCTGGATTTTTATGCTACTTTACTTTAATTGCATGTCATATGTCCGCTTATCTTGAATGTCGTCATAAAGGGATGCCGTTACCAACACAACCGGCCTGACTCTCGAGCAACTCAGTGCTTTCAAGAACCTGGAGGAGAttacaggttgttttttttaatcattttacccTGCAAATATAATCCGATGTGATATTTTGACATTTCTTCAGAACAGTTTGTGCAGTCAAGGCAAAAATGCAGAGCATGTTGCCTCTGCACTGTGTACATTGTGTCTTCATTGGACATTGCTTTGCAGGTTATTTGTACATGGATGCCTGGCCAGAAGACTGGACTGACCTGTCTGTGTTTGAGAACCTAAAGGTGATCCGAGGCCGCAGCCTCTACAAGTAAGGCTTTCTCTGTCAGTAAACGCCGATAATATTGCCACATTACTGTAGCGAGTATGTGTACTATGAAGAGACAACTGAAACCACAAAAGAAGACTATTTGAaacaattttaataattaaaagtgCTCTGGATCCCAaacattgtcatgatctgtgtCACCACATGCCACTGATCTGAGGCTCAGTCTGTTCTTTCTTTCTCTTTACCCTCTCCGTTTCAGTTGAGCCAGATTCAGGGTTATAAAGGCTAATTATTAGCCAGCGCAGCTGCTTTTACTGGAAAGACACGGCTGCCAGGACAAAAGTAACAGTCAGTGTGGACGAGGACAGGCACAACATGTACAAATTAGGTCATAGCAAGTGTAAATAAATAGTcttgtttttccttccctttccaTTTCATGGCCATGTTTCTCAACACTGCTGCGTCATACTGCATTGCACATCATGTACATGTAGTgattgtcaattaaaaaaaaacaacaactgtcttTTCAGGGGTGTCTTTTCCCTTGCTGTTCAGAATCTACACATCCAGTCTCTTGGGTTGCGTTCGCTACGCAGCATCAGTGGAGGTTTGATCTTGTTGCACAACAATTCCCAGCTATGTTACACCAATTCACTGCCGTGGGAGCGCCTCCTCCATCCTGCCAAGGGGCCCCACTATATTGTCAACCAAAACCAAGACCCACAATTATGTGGTGGGTAAACTATGTTTTGTACAATGTtaatcatgtttttatttatgccaATGTAACATTAATGCTGTTAAGCGATTCAAAATTGAGCAATTAATTTATTATGatctttaattaattaatttaatcttTTATTTCACCAAACAATGCGAAGGAAAGCCTTCAACTTGATGCATTTTCTTttaaattattacattattataaagatagataatacaaacataaaaagtggCTTCTTGAAGTAATTTATTGTTTTCAACAGAATTGAACAGATGCAGtctgttttttcaataaaataaaacatcagGTCCATATAAGGGGTTGAGGTTAATGTATCAAAAAACAGAACACTTTTTTGAGCAATAAATATTGAATGTTGAACTTGTTGCTTTTCCTCTTCTtcagaaaaaaatctaataaataaaaaagacacaCCAAACACAATGCTAGCATATGTTACCTATTAAAGTTTAAATgaacagatttaaaaaatgtctatttttgtcACAATTACAATCACAGAGAACACAGCAGATTACATCCATGTGAAACAATACCTGATATTTTAAACCCTGTTTAATGATAAAACATGAAGTTATTTACTTaggagttttgttttcattccgtTCGGCAGACAAGCGAGCTTGCAATTTATGACTTACATGGGCAGTTAAAACTACATCCTCCTCCATGTAAGTGTGCTCCAATTTGAGATATAATGTACACATTATTGTTCatataatatatcactatattgatgcacAGATGTGTTATAATAGTATAAATTTAGTTTAATGTGTCAAAACACTCGGCAGTGACACCATTGCGGTCCGTTAAAAACGATAATATTCAAACTTGTATATATGCAACTATACAAACCATAAACACACTTCCGATACGTCTTTaagtttaatattaatattttacaCTATTTGTTTGATATAATTGATCCTATTCCCACTATTTAAAACTGCTAACATCAGTCTTgtgacagagtgagacctcttttttACCATGGCTCTATATTATCATACATGTACGGTACTGTTGCGTTTAGTCAAGCACAGAGACCATAACGTTAAAGAATACAAATTAGATTATAACATAACATGCTGAATATGACTGTAAATGTACATTGTTAGTGTAGCTGAAACGGAAATTCTCAACGtggctttttttttatgtttcagaGGCAGAGGGGCGTGTGTGTCACCCGCTGTGTGAAGGCGGCTGTTGGGGGCCGGGGCCCAGCCAGTGTGTGTCCTGCAAGACTTTCCAGCGTGGCACTGAGTGTGTCGAGCAGTGTGACCGCCATCAGGGGTCAGCGATATGATGAATAAAAACCAAATACCCTTGCAACATTCATAAAACACGCAAACTAATATTTACTTGCAAATTTGGACTTAAATGTCTGTCATATTGATAGTGTTTCCAAATGAAAGGCCTTGTTTACTGTGTAGTTTGTGTCATTAACAGCTTCTAAAATCCTTGCGTTGCAGGCCCGTACGCGAGTACATCGATGAGTTCTTGTGCGTCGCCTGCCATACAGAGTGTCGACCTCTTAATGGCTCCGCCTCCTGTCACGGCCGGGTAAGATGCACAGGAAGAAGTCACACACTATGTGAATCTTTGTAAAAACATGCATACGTGTGTGTACAGGGTGCAGACCAGTGCGTAGAATGCCAGAACTTCCAGGACGGCGATTTTTGTGTGGCTCACTGCCCCAGCGGAGTAAAGGAGGATCAGCAGACCGTGTGGAAGTACAGCAATGCCACAGGACACTGTTTGCCCTGCAACACTAACTGCACCCTGTCGTGAGTGGACACTCCCAGCACATTGTAAGCACACTGCGGGAACAATCTCACACCGTGTTTTCCCTGGCTCAGCTGCACTAAGATGGACGAGAGAGGTTGCCCTATCCACACCAAGACAGGGTGAGAGACATGTTTAGTATCAGCTTGCCTAAAATAAAGCATCGTCTACTGGGAAGTTAAGAGTAAGACTAATATTTCCTCTGTGCAGACCGGCCACAACAATCGCAGCTGCTGTGGGTGGTGTGGTGCTCTTCTTCATCCTGCTGGCTCTGCTCGTCTTCTACCTGAAGAGGCAGAAGAAGTTGAAAAAAAAGGCAACCATGAGGAGGATACTGCAGGAGCATGAGGTAGGCACCAAGCACTGGCATTAAGCAAGATGGAGCTGAAGTGTGTACTAATTGAGGAATGTGCTTTCACAGCTGGTGGAGCCTTTGACACCCAGCGGGGCTTCACCCAATCAAGCTCAGATGCGCATCCTAAAGGAAACCGAGTTAGAAAAACTTCGAGTGTTGGGTGCTGGAGCTTTTGGTACCGTTTACAAGGTTTGTGGCCTGTCAAATTAGATTATGATGACCAACTAGTCATTATTAGGTCATTGTTGATATACTTTGCTGTATTCTGCAGGGAGTGTGGACTCCTGATGGGGAAAATGTGAAGATACCAGTGGCCATCAAAGTTTTAAGAGAGAACACCTCACCAAGGGCCAATAAAGAGATCCTCGATGTGTGTAAATTGAACCTTAATGACTCACATTTACAAACTATGTATATCTTAAACTTGTATCTTCTCTTTCCCAGGAAGCGTACGTGATGGCAGGTGTGGCCAGTCCGTATGTGTGTCGTCTATTGGGCATTTGTTTGACCTCCACGGTGCAGCTGGTCACTCAGCTGATGCCGTACGGCTGCCTCCTGGACTACGTAAGGGAGAATAAGGACCGCATCGGCTCCCAGTTTCTCCTCAACTGGTGTGTCCAGATTGCCAAGGTGCGTTCATTATTAAATTcccatattatattatttttcaaTACTAGTATAAAGTCTCCGAAATCCACAAGTGAGTTGTTCCAAATTTAGCCTTGATGTTGGAGTATAGACTGTTTAAATGTGCTTTAAAGggacaccgtattttccgcactataaggcgcaccggattataaagcgcaccttcaatgaatggcctattttaaaactttgttcatatataaggcgcatagattagaccagtgtttttcaaccttttttgagccaaagcagattttttgcgttgaaaaaatccggaggcacaccaacagcagaaatcattaaaaaacgaaactcagttgacagtaaaaagttgttgtcgcaattgtcggataagaattcaaaccataaccataaccaaccatgcatcactttagcacttgtctcaaagtaggtctactgtcaagacctgtcacatcccgccgtgatttattttgagtttttctgtgttttcctgtgtgtggtgttttagttcttgtcttgcgctcctattttggtgttgattgtcatgtcatgcacggatgtactttgtggacgccatctgctccacacgcagtaagtttttgctgtcgtccagcattctgtttttgtttactttgtagccagttcagttttagtttcgttctgcatagctttccctaagcttcaataccttttcttaggggcactcaccttttgtttatttttagtttaagcattagatacctttttacctgcacgctgcctcccgctgtttccaacatctacaaagcaattagctaccggctgccaccatatgaaagagtattagaCGGTTACTTTGCTgagctctaggcagcaccgacactcaacaacaaaacataatttgcggactataattaccgtatttttcggagtataaaacgcttcggagtataagtcgcaccggccgaaaatgcataataaagaaggaaaaaacatataagtcgcactggagtataagtcgcattttttggggagatttatttgataaaacccaacaccaagaatagacatttgaaaggcaattttaaataaataaagaatagtgaacaacaggctgaataagtgtacgttatatgaggcataaataaccaactggtatgttaacgtaacatattatggtaagagtcattcaaataactaaaatcaatcaatgtcaatcaatgtttatttatatagccctaaatcacaagtgtctcaaagggctgcacaagccataacgacatcctcggtacagagcccacataagggcaaggaaaaactcaccccagtgggacgtcgatgtgaatgactatgagaaaccttggagaggacggcgtggcgcagtggaagaatggccgtgcgcgacccgagggtccctggttcaatccccacctagtaccaacctcgtcatgtccgttgtgtcctgagcaagacacttcacccttgctcctgatgggtgctggttagcgccttgcatggcagctccctccatcagtgtgtgaatgtgtgtgtgaatgggtaaatgtggaagtagtgtcaaagcgctttgagtaccttgaaggtagaaaagcgctatacaagtacaacccatttatcattataatttatcatttatatgtataacatatagaacatgctatacgtttaccaaacaatctgtcactcctaatcgctaaatccgattaaataaaatgcgacttatagtctgaaaaatacggtactggtttgcaaaaaatatttttaaaccaaataggtgaaattagatattctcccacggcacaccgcggcacagtggttgaaaaacactggattagacgctacagtagaggatggggttgcgagacctgttgtggctcaatattggtccatatataaggcgcaccggattataaggcacgcactgtcagcttttgagaaaattggaggtttttaggtgcgccttatagtgcagaaaatacggtaatatatattattttctacatttaaacacttatttgttgtttacataacatgtatggtggttctttggtcaaagttttgcatagattatgttttgcagaccattttcaagcctctttctgaccgtctcttcaggatgtgtctttttgtgggtggtcttatttacgtggctcaacttagactgcgtcttctccctgtcagccatattgtagtttttagtgcttccatatggagtcagaAAGAACTTACTGACTACAGCGTCGGACTACCATGGTGGACTCCATAATGCCTCTatgatttgatttaaaattttcgggactAGGGGATCCCAAATGCACAAAAGCAGGTACaatcaggtaagaaaagttgtatttgcataataggtcccctgtaatgtatgtatgtatgtagcttTAATGATGATAAGCTGTGTTTTTCACACCTGTATCTGTCAGTGTGTCTCCAAAATGTATTATCCACTTTGTAGAAAAACACTAACACTAAACTTGTCCAACGTAATAGATGCCATACAGCAACGTGACTTTAGGTACTGGAGTAGAGGCTacaaacgttagcaacattagcattgtTTTTTTACCTACAGTGCTAACCTTACGCTCACATTTCGCTGAGGAGAAAACAAAGAGCTCCCACGTCTCCATCTGACTGACAGATAGTTGACAAAATtccagccttttttttttcaatgtttagtGAAGCCTACATaccgtgtatatgtataaatcacGTTAGGTGGTGATAAACCAAGAAATCAGAGACTAATGTTGCAACAAATTTTTAGCTAtggaaaattccatccatccatccattttctaccgcttattcccttcggggtcgcggggggcgctggagcctatctcagctacaatcgggcggaaggcggggtacaccctggacaagtcgccacctcatcgcagggccaacacagatagacagacgacattcacactctagggccaatttagtgttgccaatcgacctatccccaggtgcatgtctttggaggtgggaggaagccggagtacccggagggaacccacgcagtcacggggagaacatgcagactccacacagaaagatcccgagcccgggattgaacccaagattactcaggaccttcgtattgtgaggcagatgcactaacccctctgccacaaaTATTATACTtaggcaataaaaaaaaaaacggatgtCGCGATGACATAAAAAAGAAGTGTTTGTCTTGAGTTGAGGCCACATGTCTGCGGTGTGGAGGGGACGTACTTCAGTATATTCGGGAAAGATCCACAGACTGTGATCTGCAAAACGTATGTAGAAATATCAAGAGGGGGATCTTCTGCAAAAACGTTCTCTACTTTGGGTTTAAATAGATCACCTGAAATCCAAACAAGGGAAGTACCCATAGTATATTGTTGGAATACCAAGGTTCAAGGTGACTTTATTTGTACCCACAGGTAGATTTGTTTAGCAGGGAGAAATTGAGGATGGCATCTGCAAagacattaaaataaacaaaattgttGCTGCAAAACAAACCATGACAAAATACTCACAGGCTGCCCTGGACCAAAAACAGGAAAAGAACAAAAAGTCACATGAACAAAAAATGACAAATTTGGCATCaaaattttaaatatattaaaactatcatacaattataaataaatatgtgcaaTATATCTGTAACTTATTAAAAGAGTAGCTGTGGCTGGAACAAAGCTGTTTCTATAGTGAGTAGTtggaaataaatattttcatagtAATAAATTGTTTTACTCTTTGAAGGATGAATATAATAATTTGTGCATTTGCAATGGCTTGGTTTTAGTGATGGTAGTACACAGTCATACTTAGCCATGAATGTAATGTTGATAATAATTGGCATAATTTATTTTGGTGTTTCAATTATCAGCcttggttttcttttttttacttttttggttTCAAATTTTTCTTAGCCCTATCGAAGTCCATTTCAATAACAATGCTTCTGTAAATTTGACTTCCTTCATATTGAATGTAGTATACATTTTCCCCGACTGTGTGTTGACATAGGGGATGAACTATCTCGAGGAGGTGCGCCTCGTCCACCGAGATTTGGCAGCCCGAAACGTCCTGGTGAAGAACCCAAACCACGTGAAGATCACAGACTTCGGCCTGGCCCGCTTGCTTGATATCGATGAGACGGAATATCACGCCGACGGAGGCAAGGTAAAGTGGACACTGCGGCGTTATCGCCGTTTGCAGTTTAAGAATGGCACATATTCACCAGTGTTTGCTTTTAGGTGCCGATTAAATGGATGGCGTTGGAGTCTATCTTGCACAGAAGGTTCACACATCAGAGTGACGTTTGGAGCTACGGTCTGTGTTCTTTGGTGCTAATTAGAAATGAACTAGCTGCAGTCTAAATGACACATTTTGTACTTTATTTCCTGAACTCAGGGGTCACCGTTTGGGAGCTTATGACTTTTGGGGCTAAACCCTACGACATGATCCCTGCCAGAGAAATCCCAGATGTCTTAGAGGGGGGAGAGCGACTCCCGCAGCCCCTCATCTGCACCATCGACGTCTATATGATCATGGTTAAATgtaagtaagcttcaaaataaaggcatggCAGTATTAACGTCAATTCTACCACAGCAACtaacacaattatttatttatttttcaagatTGTTAGCTACCGGGAAACAAAATCATTACTGTCATTGTAGTCAACAAAATTAGCACAGCAGCTCTGTTAGGAAACACAGGAGTCAAAGTAAAAATATGAACAAATGGAAGAATGCTGTCGGTTGAAAAAAAACTTGATATCCATTCCAGTTATATCTCTGGCGAAAGTCACAAGTAAATTATGTGCAAGCAATGACTATTTTTGACTTCGGTtttgtcgacaaccgcttatgtcgacgtgAGTCAGCCAGTCCAAAGGGCGTTTTGCACtgtaatttaaaaatgtatgatgATCAGACTTTGGTGTATATGGTTGTTGCTGCTGTTTTGGTGAGCAATGAATCATAATCTTGGCTCCTTTTTCTTCGGAAGGTTGGATGATTGACCCAGACAGCCGACCCAAATTCAAAGATCTGGTAAATGATTTTTCCGCCATGGCCAGGGATCCGTCCCGCTATGTAGTCATCCAGGTGTGTATGGAAACAGatgttttgtacatatgtagacaTTACCAGACATGCAAACATCTGGCCTGGTCATGTTTGCAGAACGATGAGCAGATGAGCCTGTCTAGTCCAGTGGATAGCCAGTTCTTCCGGAAGCTTTTAGAAGAGGACGGGAACAACATGAGGGAACTGCTGGATGCTGAGAAGTATCTGGTCCCTCAACCCAACCTCCTCCCCAGGTCTCAGGGTGACGGGGCCCAATCAAACGGGCCGTCCAGGCACCAATCATACAGGGTGTGTTTCATATGAATTGCTTATCATATTTTCTGGTTTCTGTTGATGTTCCAGATTGATGATTTACATTCTCTCGGTAGCAGAGCAGGGATCAGGGCTTAGATGTGGAGCCACCCGTGACCGCAGCAGCCCCTCGGACCATGTACTCCTCCCTCAGCACGCTGGGCCGCAGTCAGTACCCGACCCTGCCGGTAGGAGCCAGCGCCTCCAACGGCACATGGACCCCTCACTACCCCACGCTGGCACGCAGCCCCTCTGCTGGCGGACAGTCGGACTCCGTCTTCCTTGACGGGCCCACAGATGACCCGTCGCTGCCTCCGGCCAGCCCGGGCCGCTACTGCAAAGATCCTACCTTCGGGAGCCAGGACGAGCTGGAGACGGACGGGCCCAACGGCTTCTTTCATCCTCAACATCTTCATCACTCGCTGCCCAGAAGAAACCGTGGCAATAGTCACAATCACGCCTTGCCAGGTGAGCCTGCAACCTCATACTGTAGATAGGGAGTGAGTGAGTGTACTATGGAGTAAGTGAGTAAGCAAATGTGCTATGGATGGAGTGAGTGACTGAACGAGTGAGTGAGTGTACATACAATGGATGGAGTGAGTGTACTATGGAGTGAGAGAGTGTACTatggagtgagtgagtgagtgtactatggatgaatgaatgagtgagtgagtgtacTATAGATGAATGAGCGAGTGAGTgtacgatggatggatggatggagtgagtGTGTGAGAgtacgatggatggatggatgaatgaataatTGAGTGAGTATACAATGGATGAATGAGTGAGTGAATGTACGATGaatgagaatcagaatcagctttattgtcattacgcagggtaacgagattgaggccattccatacagtgcgatgtgtgcatgctagaaaaacaatgtataaatatattaaaaatattaaaaaaatatacaagtgCAAGGAAAGGTGTGGCTCACAAATGTGACCCtgtacactctatacagtgggtgaaatgaatatatacggtacatgaaaaaaaacagggtggttggtggaatgggttattgcaccgaagagaaggcagttatgagggacaatggggcagtccgttcaggatggttatggccctggggaagaagctgttctttagcctgtttgttttggttttaatgcacctgtagcgcttcccagagggcagcaggtggaacaggtcagagccagggtgggtgctgtccttgatgatggcactggctctgttgaggcagcgggaggtgtagatgtccgtcagagaggggagaggtcGTACTATGGATGGAGTGGGCAAGTTAGTATACAATGAATGGATGGAGTGAGTACTGTGGGTGGAGTAAGTGAGTGAGCGAGTGAGTTATACCATGGATGGAGTGAATGAGTATACTATGTAGTGAGTGAGTATatcatggatggatggagagagtGAGTAtactatggatggatggatagagtgagtgagtatacagtatataccagaggtgggaccaagtcattgtgtattgcaagtcacaagtaagtctcaagtctttgccctcaagtccgagtcaagtcccgagtcaagacaggcaagccccgagtcaagtccaaagtcaagactggaaagtctcaagtcaagtcctaagtcctgcattttgagtttcgagtcctttcaagtccttttaaccacagactaatatattaacacagattgtgtatgcttttcaaacgctgtatttatttattaaaacaagtgcattttaaattgcaggaaagaaaattgtgctgacattgcactttataatagcactattaaccagtcattttaaacattaactcattcctttacagaacaaacacattgaaaaataaagtgcaaatgtacttatttgtacaaaagtgttaacattgaaaaacatgacatatacgtgaacataacaaaaaagttgtactttttatatgtcagggccctatgctgcattgcatttgcaaaagaccaaattagccaagagtctgtcagtcatttgtgcacgatgggggcgtagtatgatgccaccatggctgaaaactcgctccactggagcactggaggcaggcactgccaagactctcatggccactcggaacagtgaagaaagagtcttcatgttcaatgcccagaacaaaaggggggtgagagttgttttgggttggtgcactacttgtaagtgtatcttgtgttttttatgttg is a genomic window of Nerophis lumbriciformis linkage group LG11, RoL_Nlum_v2.1, whole genome shotgun sequence containing:
- the erbb2 gene encoding receptor tyrosine-protein kinase erbB-2 isoform X1 codes for the protein MEAVRSLLLLGAVLLAATGSLAREVCLGTDMKLALPSSLENHYETLKLLYTDCQVIHGNLEITHLHGQPDLSFLQGIVEVQGYVLVAHVSVSLVPLDNLRIIRGSQLYNSSYALVVEDNTLGGQGGLRTLRLRSLTEILLGGVYIWGNPQLCFPDPQNISWRDTLDEQNIHAKQYRLQPQASNCSSCAPACKNRCWGETAEDCQTLTHISCASGCQRCKGPLPNDCCHMQCAAGCTGPKDSDCLACRHFNDSGVCKDNCPPPTIYDPVSFQTKLNPDKKFNFGATCVKTCPYNYLAMDVACTLFCPKANQEVIISHPDGNETQKCEKCEGDCPKVCYGLGVDNLGVMDNHGVTMVTSSNIEQFNACKKIFGSLAFLPQSFTWDAVTNTTGLTLEQLSAFKNLEEITGYLYMDAWPEDWTDLSVFENLKVIRGRSLYKGVFSLAVQNLHIQSLGLRSLRSISGGLILLHNNSQLCYTNSLPWERLLHPAKGPHYIVNQNQDPQLCEAEGRVCHPLCEGGCWGPGPSQCVSCKTFQRGTECVEQCDRHQGPVREYIDEFLCVACHTECRPLNGSASCHGRGADQCVECQNFQDGDFCVAHCPSGVKEDQQTVWKYSNATGHCLPCNTNCTLSCTKMDERGCPIHTKTGPATTIAAAVGGVVLFFILLALLVFYLKRQKKLKKKATMRRILQEHELVEPLTPSGASPNQAQMRILKETELEKLRVLGAGAFGTVYKGVWTPDGENVKIPVAIKVLRENTSPRANKEILDEAYVMAGVASPYVCRLLGICLTSTVQLVTQLMPYGCLLDYVRENKDRIGSQFLLNWCVQIAKGMNYLEEVRLVHRDLAARNVLVKNPNHVKITDFGLARLLDIDETEYHADGGKVPIKWMALESILHRRFTHQSDVWSYGVTVWELMTFGAKPYDMIPAREIPDVLEGGERLPQPLICTIDVYMIMVKCWMIDPDSRPKFKDLVNDFSAMARDPSRYVVIQNDEQMSLSSPVDSQFFRKLLEEDGNNMRELLDAEKYLVPQPNLLPRSQGDGAQSNGPSRHQSYRQSRDQGLDVEPPVTAAAPRTMYSSLSTLGRSQYPTLPVGASASNGTWTPHYPTLARSPSAGGQSDSVFLDGPTDDPSLPPASPGRYCKDPTFGSQDELETDGPNGFFHPQHLHHSLPRRNRGNSHNHALPEYVNHEVHELRPQRPSTLPRKVSKVERRLPNGLTSGHSVENPRYLVPASSPAFDNPYYLDLVAKANAVAGAAEADDQGEVQRNGPRQVNGFVTPTAENPEYLGLADTWSGYT
- the erbb2 gene encoding receptor tyrosine-protein kinase erbB-2 isoform X2, producing the protein MEAVRSLLLLGAVLLAATGSLAREVCLGTDMKLALPSSLENHYETLKLLYTDCQVIHGNLEITHLHGQPDLSFLQGIVEVQGYVLVAHVSVSLVPLDNLRIIRGSQLYNSSYALVVEDNTLGGQGGLRTLRLRSLTEILLGGVYIWGNPQLCFPDPQNISWRDTLDEQNIHAKQYRLQPQASNCSSCAPACKNRCWGETAEDCQTLTHISCASGCQRCKGPLPNDCCHMQCAAGCTGPKDSDCLACRHFNDSGVCKDNCPPPTIYDPVSFQTKLNPDKKFNFGATCVKTCPYNYLAMDVACTLFCPKANQEVIISHPDGNETQKCEKCEGDCPKVCYGLGVDNLGVMDNHGVTMVTSSNIEQFNACKKIFGSLAFLPQSFTWDAVTNTTGLTLEQLSAFKNLEEITGYLYMDAWPEDWTDLSVFENLKVIRGRSLYKGVFSLAVQNLHIQSLGLRSLRSISGGLILLHNNSQLCYTNSLPWERLLHPAKGPHYIVNQNQDPQLCEAEGRVCHPLCEGGCWGPGPSQCVSCKTFQRGTECVEQCDRHQGPVREYIDEFLCVACHTECRPLNGSASCHGRGADQCVECQNFQDGDFCVAHCPSGVKEDQQTVWKYSNATGHCLPCNTNCTLSCTKMDERGCPIHTKTGPATTIAAAVGGVVLFFILLALLVFYLKRQKKLKKKATMRRILQEHELVEPLTPSGASPNQAQMRILKETELEKLRVLGAGAFGTVYKGVWTPDGENVKIPVAIKVLRENTSPRANKEILDEAYVMAGVASPYVCRLLGICLTSTVQLVTQLMPYGCLLDYVRENKDRIGSQFLLNWCVQIAKGMNYLEEVRLVHRDLAARNVLVKNPNHVKITDFGLARLLDIDETEYHADGGKVPIKWMALESILHRRFTHQSDVWSYGVTVWELMTFGAKPYDMIPAREIPDVLEGGERLPQPLICTIDVYMIMVKCWMIDPDSRPKFKDLVNDFSAMARDPSRYVVIQNDEQMSLSSPVDSQFFRKLLEEDGNNMRELLDAEKYLVPQPNLLPRSQGDGAQSNGPSRHQSYRSRDQGLDVEPPVTAAAPRTMYSSLSTLGRSQYPTLPVGASASNGTWTPHYPTLARSPSAGGQSDSVFLDGPTDDPSLPPASPGRYCKDPTFGSQDELETDGPNGFFHPQHLHHSLPRRNRGNSHNHALPEYVNHEVHELRPQRPSTLPRKVSKVERRLPNGLTSGHSVENPRYLVPASSPAFDNPYYLDLVAKANAVAGAAEADDQGEVQRNGPRQVNGFVTPTAENPEYLGLADTWSGYT